The Fimbriimonadia bacterium genome contains a region encoding:
- a CDS encoding alcohol dehydrogenase catalytic domain-containing protein codes for MRCAQLCWAGRVQEGTLDEVPRREGSVRVRVTHVGICGSDLHFFRHGAIGSAKATYPMVLGHEGVGVVE; via the coding sequence ATGCGTTGCGCGCAACTTTGCTGGGCCGGCCGAGTGCAGGAGGGGACCCTGGATGAGGTTCCACGGCGCGAAGGCTCGGTTCGCGTGCGGGTGACGCACGTCGGAATCTGCGGTTCGGATCTTCATTTCTTCCGTCACGGTGCGATAGGCTCCGCCAAGGCAACCTATCCGATGGTGCTGGGCCATGAGGGGGTCGGGGTGGTGGAAG